The nucleotide sequence GCCAATCACGCTGACGGCCGGGTGATGGTGGTCGCCCAGGGGCCGCGTGACTCGGGTGTTCAGCTGCTGCGGTTGCTCGAGGGTGATACCACTCCTGGCCGGGTGGACAAGGTCGTCGCGGACTGGTCGCAACCGGTTGAACCGATCAGTGGGTTCAGCGAGCGATAGCCCGGGCGGCGAGATGCGCCGCGAGTGAGGGTGCGCGGGTCCGCCAGCTTGCGGGGGACCGGCTGGGGCGAATGCGCTGCTGGGTAGTCTGGCTGGTCGTGTACCTCAAGAGTCTGACGCTGAAGGGCTTCAAATCCTTCGCTGCGCCGACGACTCTGCGCTTCGAGCCGGGCA is from Mycobacterium marinum and encodes:
- a CDS encoding acylphosphatase; this encodes MSQPDVRLTAWVHGHVQGVGFRWWTRCRALELGLTGYAANHADGRVMVVAQGPRDSGVQLLRLLEGDTTPGRVDKVVADWSQPVEPISGFSER